The DNA window CGTACATTTTCAGGATACCCCGCCTGTTGCGGAAGGTGACTTGCCGCAACCCCCCCTTCAGTGGAGCGTGTCGATCTCTCCCGAGGGCGGCAGACGAGGACGCTATGACCACGAGGCTGGGTCGCCCCGACAGCCAGGAATGCATAGGCCAGAGGGCGCGAGGCACGACCCCGAGGGGCGAGGCAAGGCCCCGATGGTTATTACAGATGAGGAGGAGGGCTTAGGGGAGCCCCAGACGGACCGCACAGTGGTAGCACGGGAGATGGGGCAGATGCTAGAGGTACCCGAGCCACCACAGGCCAATCTCTAGATAGAGGACCTTCGCGCTAAATTTCGCCAGCAGTCGGAGGAGAGGATGGCTTGGCTACAGACCATCCGAGCCGAGATGGAGCTCGAGGAGGCTCTGTTCCCGATGGTTGAAGCACCACTCCCGGTGCACGAGGATATGCCAGGAGCAGTAGCAGAGGACCCTATCCTGGTGGTAGACAGTGATGATGACTTTGAGGGGAGCTCTGGAGTGAGCTCATTAGGATCCGACGAGGAGCAGTAGGGATGTTGTACCATCAGAAACGTCCTAGTATGATGGCGTTCTGATGTAGTTATCTTTTCTTTCTAGGATTTCAGTAGACCACTTTTTGATTAGCGCATAAAACCCGAGTTGTTAGAAGGGTAGTGGCTAAGTTCTTTGGTGATGTTCCGCAACACCGGGACTTCATGATACGTACTTGGATGTACGTTTTAGGATTCATCTTTTATAAAAGGGACCTTTCGAGGCAGACTCCTATTCCTATGATGATGTACTTGAAATGCGATATCTATGAAACCTCCTTATCCTTGAAAAGTTGTGCTCGTTTCTATCTTATGATCCAATTGTTTGTTTAGCAATCGTGTATGCTAAGTGCTTAATAAGAAAATGCATAAACTATCAGGATGCCACCACAAAGAGTTGGCAGGCCACGAGGCCGAGGACGTGGGAGGGGCCGAGGACAAGCTCGAGATGAACTCCCAATCTACGAGGGGGGAGTGCAAGAAGATTGGAATGaagtacaaatttttttttatttatttaaattcgaattttttttaaaaaaaaatatttattgcgtcagcacgtgacgacgcccactcgcgggccggcgagtgggcgtcacgcacgacgccgggctgcgccacgtcgcctaggcgcgtggcgagacagctcgtctcgtggctcgccgagtcgagacgcgcgacgagacgggacgagatggaggctgcaacgcgtctcgccggggtctcgtctcgctgagacgagacgcgagacgccggcgagacccgttgtggatggtctgaGTTGCTATCGCCTATCGCTACTTATATCCACGATCTCCTGTATATACCTATTTTATCTCTTCTTGCAAtcattctttcttcttttgcGGAATAAACTCAATGGCCCGCCACTAATAAAATGTTTAGCTACAAAAATCATTTTAAAAGATCCTCAAtcgttttattaataaaatgaaattatactGTAATCTCTTGTTTATATTTGAGAGATTCGTTTTCAATATTATAGTATTCTTTTATTATTCTCTGGTTGGTCGATCAAACTCAAAGGTTAGACTGAGAGATGATTCACACAaatgatgatatgatgatggAGATGGAATCCGCAGCTGCATGCAGTCTTGCGTGGAAGGATTTAACTGTGAAGATCGGGAAAACACACACTATTCTCCACCAACTATCCGGCTATGCTGAGCCAGGAACTTTCACCGCTCTCATCGGACCTTCCGGCTCCGGCAAGTCCACGCTGCTCGATGCCTTATCCGGCCGCCTCTCCCCCGATGCCTTCCTCTCTGGATCTATTCTCCTCAACGGCCGCAAGGCCAACTTATCTTTTCGAACCATTGTGAGTAATTCTATACAATGCTTATAAATTTTGATAACTAATATTTGGTGTTTTAGGCATATGTAACACAAGATGAGAGCTTGCTTGGGACTCTAACCGTTAGAGAAACAATTGCGTATTCAGCTCGGATCCGCCTCCCGGATGGGATGCCCTTGTCCGACAAGTCTGAGATCGTAGAAAGCACCATCCTAGAAATGGGACTTCAGGACTGTGCCGATACAGTGATCGGAAACTGGCACTTGCGAGGGATCAGCGGAGGCGAAAGGCGAAGAGTCAGCATTGCACTTGAGATCCTAATGAGGCCAAAATTGCTCTTTCTTGATGAACCAACCACTGGACTAGACAGGTTATATATCTCTTATCAAATCAATATCCATTCCTGTGTATTGCCTTGTTTGATTAACATGCTGTGTGTGAGGTGCACAGTGCGTTGGCGTACTTTGTGACTCAGACGCTGCGCGGATTAGCGAAAGATCAACGGACAGTGATAGCGTCGATCCACCAGCCTAGCAGCCAAGTGTTTGAGCTGTTTGACAAGTTATGCTTGCTCTCTCGTGGCAGAACAGTCTACTTTGGCCAAGCATCAAAAGCTGACCAGGCAAGTTTCTGTTAATTATGTTGTAATATGAGAAATATGTTGGAGGATTAATTTAATTGTACTCAGTTCTTTGCTGGAGCCGGTTTTCCATGCCCTGAATTTGAGAACCCTGCCGATCACTTCATCCATTGCATCAACTCTGATTTCGACAAAGTGAAGGCAACTCTGAGAGGATCAATGAAGCTGCAGGTGCGGATTTTTCCTTCCCTTTTGGTACCTTCCGATATATACAAATTATGGTTCGTATCCAATTTTTTATCCAGTTTGAGACAGATGGTGATCCTCTAGAAAAAATAACAGTAGCTGAAGCTACCGAAATTCTCGTAGACTCATATCGTAGCTCAGAATATTGTTATTCAGCAAATAAAAAGATTGAGGAAATATCCAAACTTGTAAGTTCGTTTAGACTATAATATATTCGATCTATTTTGTTGGGTTGTTTTACCTTAAAAAAGTAGTAGTAtgagttttgttttgtttttgcatATGTAGAAAGGAAGTGTTGTAGATTTGAAAGGGAGTGAGGCGAGTTTCTTGAGACAAGCGACCGCATTGACACAACGATCGTTTGTTAATATGTGGAGGGATTTCGGGTATTATCGGCTGAGGCTTGTCATATACATCTTTGTTGCAGTCTGTGTTGGATCTGTTTACTATGACATAGGAACTGGTTATACTTCCATCCAGGTAACATTTCATATTAATTACTTCAGAACTTTGGACTATTTACTTTCACAGATTTGTTTGGTTTCCCTCTTTTCAACTATTGTCTAATGTTCTGAAGTAGCAACAATAATAATTGAGAAATGCAGGCGAGGGGAGCATGTTCGTCTTTCGTCGTTGCTGTTGTGACCATGATGTGCATCGGAGGCTACCCCTCTTTTGTGGAGGATATGAAGGTAACCTATATAGAATAATTTCAAATTGGTTAATTTCAAACAAATGAGTAGACTAATTTCATGAAGAAGAAGTAataaatttggtaaaataaGTGGATTTGATTAGGTTTTCCAAAGGGAGAGGCTGAATGGGCACTACGGTGCGGCCGCATTTGTTGTAAGCAACACTTTGTCAGCAATCCCATATTTGATAGTGATGAATGTAATGACAGCAACAATTTGCTATTTCATGGTGGGTTTCCACTCTGGTTTCTGGCACTATGCATACTTCATATTGATCCTATATGCTTGTTTGAGTGTGGTTGAGAGCCTCATGATGGCCATAGCTTGTGTTGTTCCTGATTACCACTTGGGGATCGTCGTCGGCGCCGGAATTCAGGTGCCTAAGCTCTCCAAACATAACTCTTCAATATCTTCATTTCTTCTCTTTTGCTAGTTTTTTataaacataaaatttctatttaCATGGTGAAATCTCTAGCTTGAGATCATagacatatatatattatatatacatgcaatttTGGTGCTTATTCATGTATATATTTGTTGCTAACAACCCACGCTTGTAGTAGAAAATGGAGACTACTTTGACATATACGATCttgtttaattttttcataCATCTGAAATAGAACATTTGTCTGATTTTCTTTAGGGAATATTTATGCTTGCGGCTGGCTTCTTCCGACTCCCAAATGACATGCCAAAGCCTGTCTGGCGCTATCCTTTGTCATACATAAGTTTTCACTTTTGGGCTATACAGGTATTGTACAATCAATCAATGCATATGCATGAAACATCAAAATTAATcgagtactccctccatcccataaacaTAAGAACTTTATAGGGGCGCATTTTTTAATGCACAATCGGTAACGTATAAGAGAGATAGAATGTTATTGAAGAATGAGTCTTACCTCATcacattgaaaaaaaattcctaaaataGAATGAGTATGATTTTAAGGgaagaatgaaaatgaaaatagttattattattaagagACGGAGTGAGTATATGATATGACGCTTAATGCAGGGGCAATACAAGAATGATTTGAAAGGGTTGATGTTTGACGACATATCACCTTATCTGCCTAAGCTTTCAGGAGAGTTTATTTTGGAAAATACTTTTCAAATCGACATTCATCAATCGAAATGGGTTGATTTGAGCATTATATTCAGCATGATAATCGTATACAGGCTCATCTTCTTCGTAATGATCAAAGCCAATGAAGATGCCATACCATGGATTCGACGTTATATTGCCAGCAACCAAAAGAACGCAACCAGCTAGTGTAAATTTAATTGGTCAAAAGACTAGTATTATTACAACCAACTAGCAATTTTCTTGTACGAATATTCATacaatattactactatttattaacTCATTTATGTATTTATACATACACAATTTCATAGAAATATTTTTTGAGTTTTCTAAAAATAAGCAAGCAGTATACATGAAATTTCACGAAATTTCGAGGCATTGGTATTAATTTTCTTATTGCAATCTTTTTTGAGATTTTTATGCATAAGATCccgaaattaataaaaaaatgttgaaatACAAACCCTATAAGGGTAAATTTCACACGGTTGAATATTATGGTTGAGTTTAGAGCAATTGTCTAAGTAATTTTCTGCATATTAAATTCCAAATAAATGTACATTACGTTGTTTTAGAAGTTGATTGTCACTTTAAAAAACACTTTCAATCAACGATGTGAAGACAAAAAAAGAGGGCGTTTATCCATTTTCTTCCTAAATTTAGGATTATACTCCTTACTTTCGTAGATACGAGGACTAAATATTTCTCTTACGTATTGTCCGATCTATCTCCCTCTTTTGGGAAACCTTAAAGCAGTTTCTTGAATGGTTTTAAAAACCTAGCaacttaatttcataaaattttaataataataaatttatctaaattaatatacttatttattagtaattttttggaaatatatatgtataaagaaaaattattgACATAGTATATAAGTctagttttaaaaaaaaggatatAGTAATAACTAAAGTGGCTATAGAATAATTCAATGAATCCAGAAACAATTGTCTTTTTAGAAACAGGAAAGAAACTTTAATGGGACATAAAAAATGATTGGGTGTGTTTGCATAGTGATAGGTTcaatttgcaagattatatctcgTGATTAAGTATGtattgtgtttggttcatgatattgaaatctcacaacttaatcctagatgaacaattatgtgataattatagTTTACCTCTTATAATTAGTCATACTcaccccctccaactaaaataatctcacaattcaatcctag is part of the Salvia splendens isolate huo1 chromosome 6, SspV2, whole genome shotgun sequence genome and encodes:
- the LOC121806829 gene encoding ABC transporter G family member 11-like isoform X2, whose product is MPLSDKSEIVESTILEMGLQDCADTVIGNWHLRGISGGERRRVSIALEILMRPKLLFLDEPTTGLDSALAYFVTQTLRGLAKDQRTVIASIHQPSSQVFELFDKLCLLSRGRTVYFGQASKADQFFAGAGFPCPEFENPADHFIHCINSDFDKVKATLRGSMKLQFETDGDPLEKITVAEATEILVDSYRSSEYCYSANKKIEEISKLKGSVVDLKGSEASFLRQATALTQRSFVNMWRDFGYYRLRLVIYIFVAVCVGSVYYDIGTGYTSIQARGACSSFVVAVVTMMCIGGYPSFVEDMKVFQRERLNGHYGAAAFVVSNTLSAIPYLIVMNVMTATICYFMVGFHSGFWHYAYFILILYACLSVVESLMMAIACVVPDYHLGIVVGAGIQGIFMLAAGFFRLPNDMPKPVWRYPLSYISFHFWAIQGQYKNDLKGLMFDDISPYLPKLSGEFILENTFQIDIHQSKWVDLSIIFSMIIVYRLIFFVMIKANEDAIPWIRRYIASNQKNATS
- the LOC121806829 gene encoding ABC transporter G family member 11-like isoform X1, which encodes MIHTNDDMMMEMESAAACSLAWKDLTVKIGKTHTILHQLSGYAEPGTFTALIGPSGSGKSTLLDALSGRLSPDAFLSGSILLNGRKANLSFRTIAYVTQDESLLGTLTVRETIAYSARIRLPDGMPLSDKSEIVESTILEMGLQDCADTVIGNWHLRGISGGERRRVSIALEILMRPKLLFLDEPTTGLDSALAYFVTQTLRGLAKDQRTVIASIHQPSSQVFELFDKLCLLSRGRTVYFGQASKADQFFAGAGFPCPEFENPADHFIHCINSDFDKVKATLRGSMKLQFETDGDPLEKITVAEATEILVDSYRSSEYCYSANKKIEEISKLKGSVVDLKGSEASFLRQATALTQRSFVNMWRDFGYYRLRLVIYIFVAVCVGSVYYDIGTGYTSIQARGACSSFVVAVVTMMCIGGYPSFVEDMKVFQRERLNGHYGAAAFVVSNTLSAIPYLIVMNVMTATICYFMVGFHSGFWHYAYFILILYACLSVVESLMMAIACVVPDYHLGIVVGAGIQGIFMLAAGFFRLPNDMPKPVWRYPLSYISFHFWAIQGQYKNDLKGLMFDDISPYLPKLSGEFILENTFQIDIHQSKWVDLSIIFSMIIVYRLIFFVMIKANEDAIPWIRRYIASNQKNATS